Proteins from a genomic interval of Lolium perenne isolate Kyuss_39 chromosome 1, Kyuss_2.0, whole genome shotgun sequence:
- the LOC127308454 gene encoding protein neprosin, translating to MSRLHLGLHILFLCSIVLAHQSFGGRVHQINQEETAGVSPEILSVEAKASSPQDMNPSLNSSHTVSSIHVHLPYPFPPQLGADTYFASYMTQERDSGYFGVIATMDVYGYDLKEGQMSSGSIYVTNFEGQNNDQIVVGWMVSPPRYNDSKTHLSTGWVKDGAHNSICGDLDCPGLQLVSGSPIFPSDIISPVTEGNGARQTITIKVLKDKSSGDWWLHCGVNGDPIPIGYYPASLFDRLSMKATHIILGGVVSRSPTTGLPPMGSGAFPSDSDKAAVIRDIQLIDQDGTSTPIGDDMPAQITDFRVYSVSPMVGSKFSYGGPRKIQSNM from the exons ATGTCTCGACTTCATCTAGGGTTACACATCTTGTTCTTATGCAGCATTGTTCTTGCGCATCAAAGCTTTGGAGGTCGAGTTCATCAGATCAATCAAGAG GAAACTGCGGGCGTTTCGCCTGAGATTTTGAGTGTTGAGGCGAAAGCATCAAGTCCACAAGATATGAATCCCAGCCTCAATTCGTCACACACAGTGAGCTCCATTCATGTCCACTTGCCATACCCTTTCCCACCACAACTTGGTGCTGACACATAT TTTGCTAGTTATATGACTCAAGAACGTGATAGCGGATATTTTGGAGTAATTGCTACGATGGACGTCTATGGATACGATCTTAAAGAAGGTCAAATGAGCAGCGGATCCATCTACGTAACTAACTTTGAGGGTCAGAATAACGATCAAATCGTTGTTGGGTGGATG GTGTCTCCGCCTCGGTATAACGACTCTAAAACTCATCTTTCTACGGGTTGGGTG AAAGATGGAGCACATAATTCAATATGTGGCGACCTAGACTGTCCTGGTCTTCAGCTTGTGAGTGGGTCTCCCATATTCCCCAGTGATATCATATCCCCAGTCACTGAAGGCAACGGGGCACGGCAAACTATTACCATTAAAGTGCTCAAG GACAAGTCGAGTGGGGATTGGTGGTTACACTGTGGTGTTAACGGCGACCCAATTCCAATTGGTTACTACCCGGCGTCTCTATTTGACCGCTTATCCATGAAAGCAACTCATATCATTCTTGGTGGCGTTGTTTCTAGGTCACCAACTACAGGACTTCCTCCAATGGGCAGTGGAGCCTTCCCCTCTGACTCGGACAAGGCCGCGGTGATCCGTGACATTCAACTAATCGACCAGGATGGCACAAGCACCCCAATTGGTGATGATATGCCCGCACAAATCACCGACTTCAGGGTTTATTCCGTGTCGCCAATGGTAGGATCAAAATTCTCATACGGAGGGCCAAGAAAGATCCAATCAAACATGTGA